The genomic interval CGGCACCGCCGTCGACGCCAAGGTCTGACCTCACGTTCTCCGGAAGGCGTCCGCACCACCCATCGCGGTGAGGCGGGCGCCTTCGGCATGTCCGCTTCCGCTTCCGCTTCCGCTTCCGGTCACGGGCTCGGTGCCGTCAGGTAGCGCTGGAGGGTGGGCCCGAGCCAGGCCACGATCTCCTCGCGGGCCAGCGCGACGGTCGGCGGGAAGCGCAGTACGTAGCGCGTGAGCGCGAGCCCCAGGAGCTGGGCGGCGACCAGCCCGGCACGCGCCGGCGCCTGCTCCGGGTCGGGGCACGCCTGCCGCGCGACCGGCATCAGCTGATCCCGGAAGATCCCCTGCATCCGCTCGGCCCCGCCCTTGTTCGTGGCGCCGACCCGGAGCATCGCCGTCAGCTCCTCGTTCTCCTCCCACATGGCGAGGAAGTGCGTGACCAGTGCCCGCCCGACCTCGCCCCGCGGGGTCGAGGCCAGGTCCGGCAGCCGCAGGTCGTAGGAGACGGCCGCCGCGAACAGGCCCTCCTTGTTGCCGTAGTAGCGCATCACCATCGACGGGTCGATGCGCGCGTCCTTGGCGATGGCGCGGATGGTCGCGCGCTCGTAGCCATCGGTGGCGAAGCGCTCGCGCGCGGCTTCGAGGATGGCGGTGCGGGTGGCGTCGGAGCGGCGGGGGCCGGGGGTGCCGTCGGTGGTGCTGTCGTCCATGCCAACGAGCGTAGGCCAACACGTGTTGACAGTCCAGGGAACGGGTTTTATGTTGGCCAACAAGCGTTGGCAAACAAGTGTTGACCCTAGGAGGTCACCGTGAACCGCACCGTCATCGTCGTCGGCTCCGGCCCCACCGGACTGCTCCTGGCCGGTGACCTCGCCGCCGCCGGCGTCCCGGTCACCCTGCTGGAGAAGCGCCCGCGGAAGATCAGCAACCTGTCCCGCGCCTTCGTCCTGCACGCCCGCGCCCTGGAGCAACTCGACGCCCGCGCCCTCGCCGACGAACTGGAGGCCATCGGCCAACCCCTCGACCGGCTCCGCCTGTTCGGCCGCCTCACCGTCGACCTGACCACTCTCCCCTCCCGCTTCAACCACCTCCTCGTCCTCCCGCAGTACGAGGTGGAGAAGGTGCTGCTGCGGCGCGCGGCCGAGGCGGGGGTCGACTTCCGCTACGAGACCGAGATGACCGGGCTGTCGCAGGACGCGGCCGGTGTGACCGTCGAGGTACGTGGGCCGGGCGGGGTGGCCGAGTCGCTGCGTGCCGCGTACGTCGTGGGCGCCGACGGGATGCGCAGCGCGGTGCGGGACGCCGTCGGGCTGCCCTTCCCCGGTCACTCCGTCATCCGTTCCGTCGTCCTCGCGGACGTGCTGCTCGACGAGAAGCCCGAGACCCTGCTCACCGTGGCCACGGTCGGCGACGCCTTCGCCTTCATCGCGCCGTTCGGTGACGGCTACCACCGGGTCATCGGCTGGAACCGCGCGCACGACGTCGCCGACGACGAGCCCCTCGACCTCGACGAGGTCAGGGAGATCACCCGGCTCGCCCTCGGCCGTGACTTCGGGATGCGCGACGCCCGCTGGATGTCCCGCTTCCACAGCGACGAACGCCAGGCGCCCGCCTACCGGGTGGGCCGCGTCTTCCTCGCGGGCGACGCCGCGCACGTCCACACACCGGCCGGCGGCCAGGGCATGAACACCGGCCTCCAGGACGCGGCCAACCTCGGCTGGAAACTGGCCGCGGTGATCGACGGCCACGCGGCCCCGGACCTCCTCGACACCTACCAGACCGAGCGCCACCCCGTCGGCAGGTCGGTCCTCCGCAGCAGCGGCGGCATCGTCCGCCTCGCCATGGCCAAACGCCCCTGGACCCTCGCCCTGCGCGCGGCCCTCACCACGGTCCTCGACCACGTGGCCCCGGCCCGCCGCAAGGCCCTCGGCCAACTCACCGGCATCGGCTACACCTACCCGGCACCCCGAGGCGCCCACCGCCTCGTCGGCACCCGGGCCCCGGACGTGACCCTCGCCGACAACGGCCGCCTCTACGAGGCCCTGCGCGGCGGCCGGTTCGTACTGATCACCCCGGAGCCCTACGAGGACCAGGACACCCGCAAGGACCGGCTGACGGTGGAGCGCTGGGCGAGCGATCGTCGTACGGCGTTGCTGGTGCGGCCCGATGGGTATGTGGCGTGGGCCGCGGATGCCGCGGACCGGAAGGAGATCGACGTGGCGCTCGCCGAGTACGTCGGCTGAAAGGTGCCGTAGGAGACGGGCGGTTCAACGGGGCCGTCAGGAGCGGGAGTTGGGCTACCGCTCCGTCGAGGTCAGCAACTTCCGGAGCAGATCGGCCAGTTGGGCGGCCTGGTCGGGGGCGAGGCCGGAGAGGGCCGCTGTCTGGGTGGCGAGGCCTGAGCCGACCGCCTCGTCGATCAGGGCCAACCCCTTGTCTGTCAGGGTGACTTGGAGGCCGCGGCGGTCGTGCGGGTCGGGGGAGCGGCGGAGGAGGCCGGCGCGTTCCAGTTTGTCGAGGCGGCCGGTCATGCCGCCGGTGGTGAGCATCAGGGTCGCGGAGAGCTCGCGCGGCGAGAGCGTGTAGGGCTCGTCGGCGCGGCGCAGGGTCGCGAGGACGTCGAACTCGCCGCGCGAGATGCCGTGCGGGACGTACGCCTTCTCCATGCGGTCGCCCATGGCCCGGGCCAGCCGGAAGATCCGCCCGAAGACCTCCATCGCGGCGGTGTCGAGGTCGGGCCGCACGGCCGCCCACTGCTCGACGATCGCGTCGACGGGGTCCTTGTCGTTCATGGGGTGAGTATCCGCCGGTCAGTGGGTCGGTCGCAAGAAAGTGGATCAGCGGTCAGTGGGTCACTGGTCAGCGGATCACCGGTCAGTGGCTTGACGGTAACTAGCTTATGGCTAAGCTAGTTACCAGTGACCTACTTCGGAAGGTGTCTCCCATGGCCAGTCGTCCGGTCCTGACGGCCGCCCTCACCGCCCTCGCCCCCATCTCCTGGGGCACCACCTACGCCGTCACCACCCAGTTCCTCCCGCCCGACCGCCCCCTCTTCACCGGCCTGATGCGCGCCCTCCCCGCCGGTCTCGTGCTCCTCGCGCTCGCCCGGGTGCTGCCGCGCGGTGCCTGGTGGTGGAAGGCGACGGTGCTCGGCGCGTTGAACATCGGTGCCTTCTTCCCGCTGCTGTTCCTGTCGGCGTACCGGCTCCCGGGCGGCATGGCGGCGGTGGTCGGCTCGGTCGGGCCGCTGATCGTCGTAGGCCTCTCGGCGGTGCTGCTGGGGCAGCGGCCCACGGCCCGGAGCGTGCTCACCGGTGCCGTCGCGGCCTTCGGCGTCAGTCTCGTCGTACTGAAGGCGGCCGGTGCGCTCGACCCGGTCGGCGTGCTCGCGGCCCTCGCGTCCACCGCCTCGATGTCCACCGGCACCGTGCTGACCAAGCGGTGGGGCCGCCCCGACGGCGTCGGCCCGTTGGCCCTCACCGGGTGGCAACTCACCGCCGGCGGGCTGCTGATAGCCCCCGTCGCCTTCCTGGTCGAGGGGGCACCGCCCGCGCTGGACGGCCGGGCGGTCGGCGGTTACCTGTACCTCGCGCTGGCCAACACGGCGATCGCGTACTGGCTCTGGTTCCGCGGCATCGGCCGGCTCTCCGCGACCCAGGTCACCCTCCTCGGCCCGCTCTCCCCGCTGACCGCGGCCGTCGTCGGCTGGGCGGCGCTCGGGCAGGCGCTCACGGCGGTGCAGGTGGCGGGGATGGCATTGGCGTTCGGGGCGACGGTGTTCGGGCAGATCGGTACGCGTACGCCTCCTGTTCCCGTTCGGGAGGTAGCGTCACGCGGGAATGTCGTTACGCAACGCCGCGCGGCGACATCTGTAACGCAACGCTCGTGACGCATCGCTCGTGACGCAACGCCGGAGGCGCTCGTGGCCGAAGACTCCTGCCCCAGTTGTGGCAAGCCGCTCACCGCACGGGCGGGCCGTACCGGCCGGCGTTCCGTGTACTGTTCCGCCGCCTGCCGACAGAAGGCCTACCGGGAACGGCAGGGCGGCGGTGGCGGGGTCGGAGTCGACGGGCTGATCAAGGAGATCGGGCGGCAGGTGGAGGAGCTGGTGCTGCAGCCGCCTTCCGTCTTCTACTCCGGCGTGACGGAACTTTCGTCGTCCGTCGCGCGGCTGAGGCGGGTGGCGCGGACGGCGCGGGACACCGCCCAGGAGCCGACCCGGGAATCCGTCACACGGACGCCCGTCACGGAAGCCCCTGCCGTCCCCCAAGTCCCCGTCGACGAAGGCGACTTCGCGGCCCTCGTCGAGTCCCACCGCCGGGAGATCCAGGTCCACTGCTACCGCATGACCGGGTCGTACGACGACGCCGAGGACCTGGTGCAGGAGACGTTCCTGCGGGCCTGGCGGGCCCGGGACACCTTCGAGGGGCGGGCCGGTGCCCGTACCTGGCTGTACCGCATCGCCACCAACGCCTGCCTGGACTTCCAGCGCCGTACGGCCCGCCGCCCCAAGCGCTACGAACCGTTGCCCGGCATGAACCACGGCGGCGGGGAGCCGCCCGCCCGCATCACGTGGCTACAGCCGTACCCCGACGACGAGTTGCCCTCCGCCGAGGAGCAGCCGGAGGCCGCCGCGGTCTCCCGCGAGACCCTCGAACTGGTCTTTCTGGCCGCCGTCCAGCATCTCCCGCCGCGCCAACGCGCGGTGTTGGTGCTGCGGGACGTCCTCGGGCTGACCGCCGTGGAGACCGGCGAGGCGCTCGACATGACCGTGGCCTCGGTCAACAGCGCGCTGCAACGGGCCCGCCCCACCCTGCGCGACCGCCTTCCCGGCCGCCGCGCGGACTGGACGACCGACGAGCCCACCGAGCACCAACGCACCCTGGTCAAGCGGTACATGGCCGCCGCCGAGCGCCTCGACCTGTCCGAGGTCGCCGCGCTGCTCAGCGAGGACGTCACGCTCACCATGCCGCCGAACCCGTTCTGGTTCACCGGCCGCGATGCGCTCGTGGAGTTCTTGAGTGTCAGTCTCGACGCCAACTCGCCCATGTTCCTGGGGCATTGGCGTCACCTTCCCGCCCGCGCCAACGGGCAGCTCGCGGCCGGGGGTTACGTCCGTCGCCCCGGTACGACCGTCTACCGCGCCCAGGTCCTCGACGTGCTCCGCTTCGGCGCCGACGACCGGATCGTGGAGATCACGTCCTTCGAACCGCACCTGTTCCCGGCCTTCGGACTGCCGCTGAGGCTGTGACCGACGAGAGGTGAGCGGTGACCGATGAGTGGTGGACCCCGCGTGCGTCTGTATGACCGACTCGAACGACACACGACCCGCAAGGAGAACCACCATGCTGCTCACCGACAAGACCGCGGTCATCTACGGCGCCGGCGGCTCGATCGGCGGTGCGGTCGCCCGCGCCTTCGCCGCCGAGGGAGCCCGCGTCCACCTCGTGGGACGCACCCTGGAGACGCTGGAGGCCGTGGCAGGTGACATCAAGGGCATCGGCATCAAGGACGCCGAGGTCGCCGTCGTCGACGCGCTCGACGAGACGGCCGTCACGGAACACCTCGCCCGCGTCGGCGACATCGACGTGTCCTTCAACCTCGTCTCGCGCGGCGACGTCCAGGGACTGCCGATCACCGACATGCCCGTCGACGCCTTCCTGGCGCCGGTGATCAACGGCACCCGCGCCAACTTCATCACCGCCCGCGCCGCCGCCCGCCGCATGGCCGAACGCGGCTCCGGCGTCGTCCTCACCCTCAACAGCGGTTCCGCGCACGGCAGTCCGATGATGGGCGGCACCGGCCCCGCCGACGCGGCGACCGACAGCCTCGTGCGCAACCTGGCGATGGAACTGGGCCCGCGCGGCGTGCGCGCCGTAGGACTGTGGGCCGCAGGCATCCCCGAGACCCTGACCGTCGAGAAGCTCGGCAAGGTCAACCCCGACCTCAACGAGGCCGCGATCCAGGGCATCCTCGACCACCTGTCGAGCCTGCGCATGACCCGCCGCAACCCCACCCTCGCGGAGATCACCGCGACCGCCGTCTTCCTCGCCTCGGACCACGCGGCGAGCATCACGGGCACGTTCGTGAACGTCACGGGCGGGATGTTCCCGGGCTGAGGGCGGGCCGGGTGGGGTCGTCCGTCCCCGGGGTCCCTCTTGACACGCCGTACTCCTGGAGCTCCCATGAGGAAGTTCAACAGCCCTACAGGCAAAGGGAGTTGGCAGGGTGGCGAAGGGGAGAACCGGCGCGCGGACACCGCTCGTCCCGGGCGCGCCGTATCCCGGCGTCGACGAACTGGAGCGGCAGGCCCGCGCGTTGGTCGCCCGGGCGCCCGGGGTGCTGCGCCTGCGCGTCGTGGGGGAGAGCCGGGCCGGGCGTCCGTTGTGGCTGCTGTCGGCCGGGCACGGGGACCGGCAGTTCCTGACCGTCGCGGGCGCGCACGCCAACGAACCCGTGGGCGGGGCCTCCGCGCTCCGCCTGGCACGGCTCTTCGCGCGCCGACCGCACTACCTCCAACTGCTCGGCTGCACCTGGCACTTCCTGCTCTGCCTCGACCCGGACGGAGCGCACCTCGCGCAGGGCTGGCAGCCGGAGGAACCGGAGCCGTCCCTGGAGGAGTGCCACCACACCTTCTACCGACCCGAGTTCGCCGGCCAGCCCGAGTCGATGCCGGCCCGGGGCGAGGGGCGAGAGCCGCTGCCCGAGTCCTCGGCGCTGGTGCGGCTGCTCGACGAACTGCGGCCCGCCGCCCAATTCACCCTGCACGGCATCGAGTTCGGCGGCGGCTTCGTCATGCTGACCGAGGATGTCCCGGGCGTCGCCGACGCCTTCCGGCACACCGCGGCCCGGCTGCGGATCCCCCTCGTCCATCACCCCCTCGACGGCCTCGACTGGCGCCCGGAACCGCCCGGCGTCCTGGTGCTGCCGTCGGACCGGGGCACGGGCGAACGCGACCAGAGCGGCTTCGTCGCAGAGAGCACCTGGCTCCATCCCCGGCGCTACGGCACCCTCACCGCCCTCGTCGAGGCGCCCGCCTGGGCCGTCGCCGCGACGGGCGACCCGAGGCCGGCCGCCGACCCGGCGGGGGAGACCGCGCGGGTGAGCGAGCTGCTCCTCGACCGGACCCGGCAGCTCACCGCCGTACTCGGCGGGCGGGCGCTGGACCGTGTCCCCGAGGAGCTGAGGCCGCTGCGGGACGCGGGGCTGGAACTCGTCGACGTCTCGCCGTCCATCGCCGACACCTGGGCCGCCGAGGAACTCCCCGCGCACGAGGGCCACTTCGCGACCCTGGGCGTCTCCGCCCGCCGGGTCCCGCTGCGCGCGGCGGCCATGCTGCGCCGCGCCCTCGCCCGCACCGACCCCGACGCCTGCGAGACCCTCGGGAACCTGGTGCACGAGTGGTGCCGGGAACTGCGCAAGTCCTACGACCCGCGCTGGGTGCCCGTGGCCGTACAGACCGGGCTGCATCTGAGAACGATGCTCGACACCGCCCGGCTGCTGTGCGCGGAGGGCGGGCGTACGGAGGGTGGGTACACGGAGGGCGGGTGACCGACCGGGTCACCCGCCCTCCGTGCAGTCTTGCCTAGTGGTCGGCGGCCGCGTCCGCCGCCTGGGCCTTCAGCGCGCGCTCGACGCCCGAGCGGGACTCCGAGACCAGGCGGCGCAGGGCCGCGTTGGGTTCGGCGGTCGTCAGCCAGGTGTCCGTGCGGTCCAGGGTGTCCTGGGAGACCTGGATCGACGGGTAGAGGCCGATCGCGATCTGCTGGGCGATCTCGTGCGACCGGGTGTCCCAGGCCTCCTTGACCGCCGCGAAGTACTTCTCCGTGTACGGCGCCAGGAGTTCGCGCTGGTCGGTCTGGACGAAGCCCGAGATCACCGCTTCCTGAAGGGAGTTGGGGAGCTTGTCGGACTCGACGACCTGCGCCCAGGCCTCCGCCTTCGCCTCCTCGGTCGGACGGGCGGCACGGGCGGTCGCCGCGTGGCGCTCACCGGCGGCCGTCCTGTCCCGCTCGTACTCGCCGGCGATCTCCGACTCGTCGAACCGGCCGACGGACGCGAGGCGTTCGACGAACGACCAGCGCAGCTCGGTGTCGACGGCCAGGCCCTCGATCGTCTGGGTGCCCTCCAACAGGGCGTCCAGCAGGTCGAGTTGCTCCGGGGTGCGGGCTGTGGACGCGAACGCGCGGGCCCACGCCAGCTGGTGGTCGCTCGCGGCCTCGGCGGAACGCAGGTGCGCCAGCGTGGCGTCCGTCCACCGGGTGAGCAGGGCCTCGCGGGCGGCCGGGTCGGCGTACAGCTCGATCGCGAGCTTCACCTGCCGCTGGAGCGACTGCACGACACCGATGTCGGACTCCTTGCCGATGCCCGACAGGACGAGCGACAGGTAGTCACGGGTGGCGAGTTCGGCGTCCCGCGTCATGTCCCAGGCCGAGGCCCAGCACAGGGCGCGGGGCAGCGAGGACTCGAAGTCGCCGAGGTGCTCGGTGACGAACGCGAGGGACTGCTCGTCGAGGCGGACCTTCGCGTACGACAGGTCGTCGTCGTTGAGCAGCACCACGTCCGGGCGACGCTTGCCCACCAGCTGCGGTACGGCGGTGAGTTCGCCGTCCACGTCCAGCTCGACACGCTCGTCGCGCACCAACTTGCCGGTGTTCTCGTCGAGTTCGTACAGGCCCACCGCGATGCGGTGCGGGCGGAGAGTGCCACGCGGCGGAGCCGCATCATCAGATGCAGTGCCCTTCGCGCCGGCGGGCAGGGCCGGGGCCTCCTGGCGGATCGCGAAGGCGGTGATGACACCGTCCGCGTCCGTCTCGATCTCCGGGCGCAGGATGTTGATGCCGGCCGTCTGGAGCCACGCCTTCGACCAGGTGCTCAGGTCACGCCCGGAGGTCTCCTCCAGCGCGCCCAGCAGGTCCGACAGACGGGTGTTGCCGTACGCGTGGCGCTTGAAGTACGCCTGCACGCCCGCGAAGAACTCGTCCATGCCGACGTACGCGACGAGCTGCTTCAGGACGCTCGCGCCCTTGGCGTACGTGATGCCGTCGAAGTTGACGAGGACGTCGTCCAGGTCACGGATCTCGGCCATGATCGGGTGCGTGGACGGGAGTTGGTCCTGCCGGTACGCCCACGTCTTCATCGAGTTGGCGAACGTGGTCCACGAGTGCGGCCAGCGCGAGTCGGGGGCGTAGGCCTGGCAGGCGATCGAGGTGTACGTGGCGAACGACTCGTTCAGCCACAGGTCGTTCCACCACTCCATGGTGACCAGGTCGCCGAACCACATGTGGGCCAGTTCGTGCAGGATCGTCTCGGCGCGCACCTCGTACGCGGCGTCGGTCACCTTGGACCGGAACACGTACTGGTCGCGGATGGTCACCGCGCCCGCGTTCTCCATCGCGCCCGCGTTGAACTCCGGGACGAACAGCTGGTCGTACTTCTTGAAGGGGTACGCGTAGGCGAACTTCTCCTGGAACCAGTCGAATCCCTGCCGCGTGACCTCGAAGATCGCGTCCGAGTCGAGGTACTCGGCGAGCGAGGGCCGGCAGTAGATGCCCAGCGGCACGCTCTGCCCGTCCTTCTCGTACACGCTGTGCACGGAGTGGTACGGCCCGACGATCAGCGCGGTGATGTACGTCGAGAGGCGCGGCGTCGGCTCGAACACCCAGGTGTCGTCCCGGGGTTCGGGCGTCGGGGAGTTGGAGATGACGGTCCAGCCGGAGGGCGCCTTCACGGTGAACTGGAAGGTGGCCTTGAGGTCGGGCTGCTCGAAGGCCGCGAACACGCGGCGGGCGTCCGGCACCTCGAACTGGGTGTAGAGGTAGGCTTGTTGGTCGACGGGGTCGACGAACCGGTGCAGCCCCTCACCGGTGTTGGTGTAAGCGCAGTCGGCGACGACGCGCAGGACGTTGGGCCCCTCCAGCAACCCCGCGAGCGCGATCCGCGAGTCCTTGAAGACCTCGTCGGGGTCGAGCGGGTCGCCGTTCAGCGTCACCTCGCGGACGGCCGGGGCGACCAGGTCGATGAAGGACTCGGTGCCGCCCTCCGTCACATCGAAGCGCACCGTCGTCGCGGACCTGTAGGTCCCGCCCTCCTGCGCGCCGGAGAGGTCGAGATCGATCTCGTACGAGTCAACGGTGAGCAGCGTTGCCCGCTGCCGCGCCTCTTCGCGAGTCAGGTTTGTGCCAGGCACGCGGTCATCTCCTCGTTATGTGTGGGTTGCGCCATCCTTCCACGGGAGCTGCGGGAAGCGCGATGTCCGTATCCCGCCGGTGAGCGGGGCGGACGAGCGCGAGCCTGGTGCCATGACGACGTACACGCCACGACCCATCGACCCGACAGTCCTGAAGGAGCTGCGCTCTGCTGACGACGCGGGGCGCGGAATGGTTCCCGTACTCGATGAGGAGGGCGCCGCTCCGCTCCGCTGCTGTCTGCGCCGCAGCGAGCCGGGTGAGCGGATCGCCCTCGTCTCCTACGCCCCGCTGCGGCGCTGGGCTGCGGAAACGGGCGCCGAGCCCGGGGCGTACGACGAACAGGGCCCGGTGTTCATCCACGTGGAGGAGTGCGCGGGGCCTGCGGCCGGCTCCGGGTATCCCTTCGCGAACGCCCACCGCGTGCTGCGCCGCTACTCGGCCGAGGGCCACATCCTGGGCGGCGAGCTGGTCGACACCCTCGACGACGACGCCTTCGCCCGGGCGTTCGCCGATCCGTCCGTGGTTCTCGTCCACGTCCGGGCGGTGGAGTACGGCTGCTGCTTCTACGAGGTACGCCGGACGGGCTGAATGGTCAGCCCCTCCGGCGTTTGAGGAGCGGGGTCCGGGGCGGAGCCCCAGAAGGATGGGACGGGTAGGGGCGGCGGGGGCGAGGAAAGCCCGTCAGCCCTTCAGCTCCGCCGCCACCAGCTCCGCGATCTGCACCGCGTTCAGCGCGGCGCCCTTGCGGAGGTTGTCGTTGGAGATGAACAGCGCGAGCCCGTGCTCGACCGTCTCGTCGGCGCGGATGCGGCCGACGTAGGACGGGTCCTGGCCGGCCGCCTGGAGGGGGGTCGGGATGTCGGTCAGGGCGACACCGGGGGCGCCGCCGAGCAGCTCCGTGGCGCGCTCGACCGAGATGGGGCGGGCGAAACGGGCGTTGACCTGGAGGGAGTGCCCCGAGAAGACCGGGACGCGGACGCAGGTGCCGGAGACCTTCAGCTCGGGGATCTCCAGGATCTTGCGGGACTCGCTGCGGAGCTTCTGCTCCTCGTCGGTCTCGTGCAGGCCGTCGTCGACGATCGAACCGGCGAGGGGGAGCACGTTGAAGGCGATGGGCCGCTTGTAGACCTGCGGCTCGGGGAAGTCGACCGCCGAACCGTCGTGGGTCAGCTTGTCGGCGTCCGCCACGACCTTCAGGGCCTGGCCGTGCAGCTCGGCCACACCGGAGAGCCCGGAACCCGACACCGCCTGGTACGTGGCGACGACCAGCGCCTCAAGGCCCGCCTCCGCGTGCAACGGCTTCAGCACCGGCATCGCGGCCATCGTCGTGCAGTTCGGGTTGGCGATGATCCCCTTGGGCCGGTCGACGATCGCGTGCGGGTTCACCTCCGACACGACCAGCGGGACCTGCGGGTCCTTGCGCCAGGCGGAGGAGTTGTCGATGACGACCGCACCCTGCGAGGCGACCTTCTCGGCCAGTGCCTTCGAAGTCGCGCCGCCCGCCGAGAACAGCACGATGTCGAGCCCGGAGTAGTCCGCGCTCGCCGCGTCCTCCACCGTCACGCCGTCCAGGACCGTCCCCGCCGAACGGGCCGAGGCGAACAGACGCAGCTCGGTGACGGGAAAGTCCCGCTCCACGAGGATCCTGCGCATGACCGTGCCGACCTGACCGGTGGCTCCGACGATTCCGACCTTCACGGCGACTCCCTTTGCGTGCGTTCTACGTGGTCCAGCGCTTCCATGATGCGTCTCACCCGTGCCCGCCTGTCCAATCCTTTCGCCGCCCGGCCCGAGGAGTGGGATGCGACACCGGACCGCCCCCGGCCCGATCCTGCGGCGACGGCTCCGCGCGCTGCGAGAAATCCGCCCCGCACCGGTCCCGGACCGCAAGCCGTCCGGCCCGCCGGTGTGATCCACGCCTCTGCCCGCCGCCGCGGAAAACTCCTCCCCGCCCGGCCGAACGTTTCCGCCCGCTCCCGCGTCGTAGAGGAAACGCGGTGAGGGGGTGGCTTGTGCTGCGCAGAAAGGCCCGCCGGGTCCAGGAGGACGATCCTCTGGACGCGGCCCAGGAACGCCGGGTACGGGCGGTGCTCGCGCTCGGCGGCGTACCGCAGGCGGATCTGCCGGACGGCGTCCAGCAGGTACGGCTGCGGTTGCTGGAGCGGGCGGCGAAGGGCGACGAGGCGCCGCGCGACGTCTCGGCGTGGGCGGCGGTCGTCGCCTCGAACCTCGCCATGGACTGGCATCGCGCCAAACGCCGCCAGGAGCGGGTGGGGGAGCGGCTGGCCTCCCTGCGCCAGCTGGAGCACCCCTCCGGCGAGGACACGAGCGTCCTGTCCATGGCGGTGGCGCGGGGCCTGGACGAACTGCCCGACCAGCACCGCCAGGTCCTCGTCCTGCGCTTCTACGCCGACCTGCCCGTGCGCGGGATCGCCGAGGAACTCGGCATCCCGGAAGGCACGGTCAAGAGCCGGCTGCACTCCGCGGTCCGCGCCCTGCGCGACCGCCTGCACGAGGACGAGGTGGTGTGACGTGGCCGCGGAGCGCAATGAATACGACGGCGTGGACGCGCTGATGGCCGCGATCACGGACGAGCCGCTGCCGCAAGGAGCGGACGCGGACGCCGAGTTCATGGCCGAGCACCGGGTCGCCACCGCCGAAGTGGCATTGCTGCGCGAGCAGTTGGGGATCATCGGGGAGGCACTGTCGGCACCCCCGGCACCGGAACCCGTGGTGCGGGCCCGCCCGGCCCGGCGCCGCCGTCCCGCCCTGCGCGTCCTCGCCTACGGCACGCTCGCCACGGCCGTGATCGCCGGGATGGTCACCGG from Streptomyces sp. NBC_01288 carries:
- a CDS encoding sigma-70 family RNA polymerase sigma factor, producing the protein MLRRKARRVQEDDPLDAAQERRVRAVLALGGVPQADLPDGVQQVRLRLLERAAKGDEAPRDVSAWAAVVASNLAMDWHRAKRRQERVGERLASLRQLEHPSGEDTSVLSMAVARGLDELPDQHRQVLVLRFYADLPVRGIAEELGIPEGTVKSRLHSAVRALRDRLHEDEVV
- a CDS encoding aspartate-semialdehyde dehydrogenase, which gives rise to MKVGIVGATGQVGTVMRRILVERDFPVTELRLFASARSAGTVLDGVTVEDAASADYSGLDIVLFSAGGATSKALAEKVASQGAVVIDNSSAWRKDPQVPLVVSEVNPHAIVDRPKGIIANPNCTTMAAMPVLKPLHAEAGLEALVVATYQAVSGSGLSGVAELHGQALKVVADADKLTHDGSAVDFPEPQVYKRPIAFNVLPLAGSIVDDGLHETDEEQKLRSESRKILEIPELKVSGTCVRVPVFSGHSLQVNARFARPISVERATELLGGAPGVALTDIPTPLQAAGQDPSYVGRIRADETVEHGLALFISNDNLRKGAALNAVQIAELVAAELKG
- a CDS encoding DUF1203 domain-containing protein; this translates as MTTYTPRPIDPTVLKELRSADDAGRGMVPVLDEEGAAPLRCCLRRSEPGERIALVSYAPLRRWAAETGAEPGAYDEQGPVFIHVEECAGPAAGSGYPFANAHRVLRRYSAEGHILGGELVDTLDDDAFARAFADPSVVLVHVRAVEYGCCFYEVRRTG
- the pepN gene encoding aminopeptidase N, whose amino-acid sequence is MPGTNLTREEARQRATLLTVDSYEIDLDLSGAQEGGTYRSATTVRFDVTEGGTESFIDLVAPAVREVTLNGDPLDPDEVFKDSRIALAGLLEGPNVLRVVADCAYTNTGEGLHRFVDPVDQQAYLYTQFEVPDARRVFAAFEQPDLKATFQFTVKAPSGWTVISNSPTPEPRDDTWVFEPTPRLSTYITALIVGPYHSVHSVYEKDGQSVPLGIYCRPSLAEYLDSDAIFEVTRQGFDWFQEKFAYAYPFKKYDQLFVPEFNAGAMENAGAVTIRDQYVFRSKVTDAAYEVRAETILHELAHMWFGDLVTMEWWNDLWLNESFATYTSIACQAYAPDSRWPHSWTTFANSMKTWAYRQDQLPSTHPIMAEIRDLDDVLVNFDGITYAKGASVLKQLVAYVGMDEFFAGVQAYFKRHAYGNTRLSDLLGALEETSGRDLSTWSKAWLQTAGINILRPEIETDADGVITAFAIRQEAPALPAGAKGTASDDAAPPRGTLRPHRIAVGLYELDENTGKLVRDERVELDVDGELTAVPQLVGKRRPDVVLLNDDDLSYAKVRLDEQSLAFVTEHLGDFESSLPRALCWASAWDMTRDAELATRDYLSLVLSGIGKESDIGVVQSLQRQVKLAIELYADPAAREALLTRWTDATLAHLRSAEAASDHQLAWARAFASTARTPEQLDLLDALLEGTQTIEGLAVDTELRWSFVERLASVGRFDESEIAGEYERDRTAAGERHAATARAARPTEEAKAEAWAQVVESDKLPNSLQEAVISGFVQTDQRELLAPYTEKYFAAVKEAWDTRSHEIAQQIAIGLYPSIQVSQDTLDRTDTWLTTAEPNAALRRLVSESRSGVERALKAQAADAAADH